A single region of the Neodiprion pinetum isolate iyNeoPine1 chromosome 5, iyNeoPine1.2, whole genome shotgun sequence genome encodes:
- the Sarm gene encoding NAD(+) hydrolase sarm1 isoform X3 → MQTTVPPRGLKPFRRSVTAPHVGHSTNDYRNKLMSEFPVEGGENGDMHTVIENLQKKRDLISGRTGHHTHVSTHSHHPQVTTSSQMLTNQSQTSTSSRVAQQTSQRILTSSSSREMSNASNVKVKDGLNELKRGITEMKNMSSNFSQRLRSSMENLVDRDGSGTDENLSEPLVTFPDPDTPPPVTGTVTLTGGSPSQQLNSLNSLGNLHNMNQPMGMSNMPTMTSMSIIPAGPETMKFEQKKMTSASKTKVVTDGFSAEKATENSAEMRALQAGDVSYKEQSAATVARARVELDGVSAEKSVASAREQRSLKAGDLSHQESNNMSASTMKVQSDSYSSEKKAMAAQQQRQTVTSTGIYNHEKHMAASSQSSVTIASKGVSSKASITSATSAVNQLMNNGMRPAEDELLSLPLDDLDVLSSNSNLQDVERAKAKYSGFLDTLVQRLKASDGKNANAPLLLNRVSEIIRKAWAVPTHGHDLGYTLCNTLRNRGGLDMLMSNCIAQDIELQFSSARLLEQCLTNENRAHVVENGLEKVVNVACVCTKNANSVNHSRVGTGILEHLFKHSEGTCSDVIRLGGLDAVLFECRKNDVETLRHCAGALANLSLYGGAENQEAMIKRKVPMWLFPLAFHTDDNIKYYACLAIAVLVANKEIEAAVLKSGTLDLVEPFVTSHNPYEFAKSNLAHAHGQSKNWLERLVPVLSSKREEARNLAAFHFCMEAGIKKQQGNTEIFREIGAIEPLKKVASCPNAVASKYAVQALRLIGEEIPHKLSQQVPLWSTEDVREWVKQIGFAEYALNFVESRVDGDLLLQLTESNLIEDIGLTNGIRRRRFTRELQNLKKMADYSSRDTGNLNSFLESIGPEFSIYTYAMLNAGVDKDSIGNLSEDQLQNECGIANSIHRLMILEAIKNKPHNLGIFNSSGDESPDKSLDVFVSYRRSNGSQLASLLKVHLQLRGFSVFIDVERLEAGKFDNNLLQSIRQAKHFLLVLTPNALERCIQDTECKDWVHREIVAALGSHCNIIPIIDNFQWPEPEDLPEDMRAVCHFNGVRWIHDYQDACVDKLERFMRGEIPMRSDLSSGIPRSLASKDVTQPSTPASTNIRQPSYQRMHSNESRGSDKDSINGRD, encoded by the exons ATGTCCGAGTTCCCAGTGGAGGGTGGCGAAAATGGGGACATGCATACCGTCATTGAGAATCTGCAGAAAAAGCGAGATCTCATCTCGGGAAGAACGGGACATCATACCCACGTCTCGACTCACTCTCATCATCCGCAAGTCACGACATCCTCAcag ATGCTCACGAACCAGAGTCAGACGAGCACGTCGAGCAGAGTTGCTCAGCAGACCTCGCAGAGGATCCTCACTTCCTCCTCGTCGAGGGAGATGTCGAATGCCAGCAACGTCAAAGTTAAGGACGGACTGAACGAGCTCAAACGCGGCATCACAGAGATGAAAAACATGTCATCGAACTTCTCTCAGCGACTTCGAAGCAGCATGGAAAACCTCGTGGACAG AGACGGCAGTGGCACCGATGAAAACCTCTCCGAGCCTCTGGTCACGTTTCCGGATCCGGACACGCCGCCTCCAGTCACAGGCACGGTCACTTTGACAGGTGGCTCGCCCTCCCAGCAGCTAAACTCTCTCAACTCGTTGGGTAATCTTCACAACATGAACCAGCCCATGGGCATGTCCAACATGCCCACCATGACCAGCATGTCCATCATTCCAGCCGGTCCGGAGACCATGAAATTCGAGCAAAAGAAGATGACCAGCGCCTCAAAAACGAAG GTCGTGACCGACGGTTTCAGCGCGGAAAAAGCTACAGAAAATAGCGCTGAGATGAGGGCACTTCAAGCTGGTGACGTTTCTTACAAGGAGCAAAGCGCAGCTACAGTCGCCAGGGCGAGAGTCGAGCTTGATGGCGTCTCGGCAGAAAAAAGCGTCGCCTCGGCGAGG GAACAACGAAGTCTTAAGGCTGGTGATCTATCGCATCAAGAAAGCAACAACATGTCCGCATCGACGATGAAAGTACAGAGCGATTCGTATAGTTCGGAAAAG AAAGCAATGGCAGCTCAGCAGCAGAGACAGACGGTGACGTCGACGGGTATATATAATCACGAGAAGCACATGGCGGCTAGTTCGCAATCGAGCGTAACGATAGCGTCGAAGGGGGTCAGCTCAAAGGCGTCGATCACGTCGGCCACGTCGGCGGTTAACCAGCTGATGAACAACGGCATGAGGCCCGCCGAAGACGAGCTCCTTTCCTTGCCACTGGACGACCTTGACGTGCTCTCATCAAATTCGAATCTTCAGGACGTTGAGCGGGCTAAAGCGAAGTACTCTGGCTTTTTGGACACTCTGGTACAGCGGCTGAAGGCCAGCGATGGAAAGAACGCAAACGCGCCGCTGCTACTGAACAGAGTTAGCGAGATCATCCGGAAGGCATGGGCAGTTCCTACCCACGGTCACGACCTCGGCTACACGCTGTGCAACACCCTGAGGAATCGGGGGGGTCTCGACATGCTCATGTCAAATTGCATAGCCCAAGATATCGAGCTTCAGTTCTCATCCGCGAGGCTGTTGGAACAATGTTTAACGAACGAGAACAGAGCTCACGTCGTTGAGAATGGACTCGAGAAGGTCGTCAACGTAGCATGCGTATGTACCAAGAACGCGAACTCGGTTAACCACTCCAGGGTAGGCACCGGGATACTGGAACACCTCTTCAAGCACAGCGAGGGAACCTGCAGCGACGTAATCAGGCTTGGCGGCCTCGACGCCGTGCTCTTCGAGTGCCGAAAGAACGACGTCGAGACACTCAGACACTGTGCCGGGGCCTTGGCGAACCTCTCGCTTTACGGCGGCGCCGAGAACCAGGAGGCCATGATCAAGAGGAAGGTACCGATGTGGCTGTTCCCACTGGCCTTTCACACCGACGATAACATCAAGTACTACGCCTGTCTGGCCATCGCGGTTCTCGTTGCGAACAAGGAGATCGAGGCTGCGGTACTCAAGTCCGGAACCCTGGACCTCGTCGAGCCCTTCGTAACGTCGCACAATCCCTACGAATTTGCAAAGTCGAATCTCGCCCACGCTCACGGGCAGAGCAAGAACTGGCTCGAACGACTCGTCCCGGTTCTGAGCTCGAAACGAGAGGAGGCCAGGAATCTTGCTGCCTTCCATTTCTGCATGGAGGCTGGGATCAAGAAACAGCAGGGTAACACCGAGATATTCCGCGAGATCGGGGCCATCGAACCTCTCAAGAAGGTCGCCAGCTGCCCTAACGCCGTTGCGTCGAAATACGCCGTTCAGGCTCTGAGGCTCATCGGTGAGGAGATTCCCCATAAGCTCAGCCAGCAGGTTCCCCTTTGGTCCACCGAAGACGTCAGGGAGTGGGTGAAACAGATCGGATTTGCCGAGTATGCCCTGAACTTCGTCGAGAGCAGGGTCGACGGCGATCTCCTCCTACAGCTTACGGAGTCGAATCTGATCGAGGACATCGGATTGACGAACGGCATCAGGCGGAGGAGGTTCACCAGGGagcttcaaaatttgaaaaaaatggccGACTACAGCAGCAGGGACACCGGGAACTTGAACAGTTTCCTTGAATCCATTGGACCAGAGTTTTCGATTTATACATACGCGATGCTTAATGCCGGCGTCGACAAGGACTCGATCGGTAATTTGTCCGAGGATCAGCTTCAGAACGAGTGCGGTATCGCTAACAGCATTCACAGGCTCATGATACTCGAAGCGATCAAAAACAAGCCACATAATCTTGGAATATTCAATTCGTCCGGTGACGAGTCGCCAGACAAATCTCTCGATGTTTTTGTCAGCTATAGAAGATCCAACGGGTCGCAACTCGCCAGTCTACTCAAGGTCCATCTGCAACTCAGGGGATTCTCCGTATTTATCGACGTCGAGAGATTGGAGGCTGGGAAATTTGACAATAACCTTCTTCAAAGTATCAGACAGGCGAAACACTTCCTACTTGTTCTCACACCCAACGCTTTGGAGCGATGTATACAGGATACCGAATGCAAAGACTGGGTACACAGG GAAATCGTTGCAGCCCTAGGATCACATTGCAACATCATTCCCATAatagataattttcaatggCCAGAGCCAGAAGACCTTCCGGAAGATATGAGGGCAGTATGTCACTTCAATGGTGTCCGTTGGATACACGATTACCAAGATGCTTGCGTAGACAAGCTAGAAAG GTTTATGCGCGGTGAAATTCCTATGAGGTCGGACCTCTCTAGTGGCATACCAAGAAGTTTGGCATCCAAAGATGTTACTCAGCCAAGCACACCGGCTAGCACAAATATACGACAACCCAGTTATCAGCGAATGCACAGCAATGAAAGTCGCGGAAGTGACAAAGACTCGATAAATGGTAGAGATTGA
- the Sarm gene encoding NAD(+) hydrolase sarm1 isoform X1, with translation MADGTRKILRDAVNSKRAHPSRGRNGRCSRRGSTPVARKMSEFPVEGGENGDMHTVIENLQKKRDLISGRTGHHTHVSTHSHHPQVTTSSQMLTNQSQTSTSSRVAQQTSQRILTSSSSREMSNASNVKVKDGLNELKRGITEMKNMSSNFSQRLRSSMENLVDRDGSGTDENLSEPLVTFPDPDTPPPVTGTVTLTGGSPSQQLNSLNSLGNLHNMNQPMGMSNMPTMTSMSIIPAGPETMKFEQKKMTSASKTKVVTDGFSAEKATENSAEMRALQAGDVSYKEQSAATVARARVELDGVSAEKSVASAREQRSLKAGDLSHQESNNMSASTMKVQSDSYSSEKKAMAAQQQRQTVTSTGIYNHEKHMAASSQSSVTIASKGVSSKASITSATSAVNQLMNNGMRPAEDELLSLPLDDLDVLSSNSNLQDVERAKAKYSGFLDTLVQRLKASDGKNANAPLLLNRVSEIIRKAWAVPTHGHDLGYTLCNTLRNRGGLDMLMSNCIAQDIELQFSSARLLEQCLTNENRAHVVENGLEKVVNVACVCTKNANSVNHSRVGTGILEHLFKHSEGTCSDVIRLGGLDAVLFECRKNDVETLRHCAGALANLSLYGGAENQEAMIKRKVPMWLFPLAFHTDDNIKYYACLAIAVLVANKEIEAAVLKSGTLDLVEPFVTSHNPYEFAKSNLAHAHGQSKNWLERLVPVLSSKREEARNLAAFHFCMEAGIKKQQGNTEIFREIGAIEPLKKVASCPNAVASKYAVQALRLIGEEIPHKLSQQVPLWSTEDVREWVKQIGFAEYALNFVESRVDGDLLLQLTESNLIEDIGLTNGIRRRRFTRELQNLKKMADYSSRDTGNLNSFLESIGPEFSIYTYAMLNAGVDKDSIGNLSEDQLQNECGIANSIHRLMILEAIKNKPHNLGIFNSSGDESPDKSLDVFVSYRRSNGSQLASLLKVHLQLRGFSVFIDVERLEAGKFDNNLLQSIRQAKHFLLVLTPNALERCIQDTECKDWVHREIVAALGSHCNIIPIIDNFQWPEPEDLPEDMRAVCHFNGVRWIHDYQDACVDKLERFMRGEIPMRSDLSSGIPRSLASKDVTQPSTPASTNIRQPSYQRMHSNESRGSDKDSINGRD, from the exons ATGTCCGAGTTCCCAGTGGAGGGTGGCGAAAATGGGGACATGCATACCGTCATTGAGAATCTGCAGAAAAAGCGAGATCTCATCTCGGGAAGAACGGGACATCATACCCACGTCTCGACTCACTCTCATCATCCGCAAGTCACGACATCCTCAcag ATGCTCACGAACCAGAGTCAGACGAGCACGTCGAGCAGAGTTGCTCAGCAGACCTCGCAGAGGATCCTCACTTCCTCCTCGTCGAGGGAGATGTCGAATGCCAGCAACGTCAAAGTTAAGGACGGACTGAACGAGCTCAAACGCGGCATCACAGAGATGAAAAACATGTCATCGAACTTCTCTCAGCGACTTCGAAGCAGCATGGAAAACCTCGTGGACAG AGACGGCAGTGGCACCGATGAAAACCTCTCCGAGCCTCTGGTCACGTTTCCGGATCCGGACACGCCGCCTCCAGTCACAGGCACGGTCACTTTGACAGGTGGCTCGCCCTCCCAGCAGCTAAACTCTCTCAACTCGTTGGGTAATCTTCACAACATGAACCAGCCCATGGGCATGTCCAACATGCCCACCATGACCAGCATGTCCATCATTCCAGCCGGTCCGGAGACCATGAAATTCGAGCAAAAGAAGATGACCAGCGCCTCAAAAACGAAG GTCGTGACCGACGGTTTCAGCGCGGAAAAAGCTACAGAAAATAGCGCTGAGATGAGGGCACTTCAAGCTGGTGACGTTTCTTACAAGGAGCAAAGCGCAGCTACAGTCGCCAGGGCGAGAGTCGAGCTTGATGGCGTCTCGGCAGAAAAAAGCGTCGCCTCGGCGAGG GAACAACGAAGTCTTAAGGCTGGTGATCTATCGCATCAAGAAAGCAACAACATGTCCGCATCGACGATGAAAGTACAGAGCGATTCGTATAGTTCGGAAAAG AAAGCAATGGCAGCTCAGCAGCAGAGACAGACGGTGACGTCGACGGGTATATATAATCACGAGAAGCACATGGCGGCTAGTTCGCAATCGAGCGTAACGATAGCGTCGAAGGGGGTCAGCTCAAAGGCGTCGATCACGTCGGCCACGTCGGCGGTTAACCAGCTGATGAACAACGGCATGAGGCCCGCCGAAGACGAGCTCCTTTCCTTGCCACTGGACGACCTTGACGTGCTCTCATCAAATTCGAATCTTCAGGACGTTGAGCGGGCTAAAGCGAAGTACTCTGGCTTTTTGGACACTCTGGTACAGCGGCTGAAGGCCAGCGATGGAAAGAACGCAAACGCGCCGCTGCTACTGAACAGAGTTAGCGAGATCATCCGGAAGGCATGGGCAGTTCCTACCCACGGTCACGACCTCGGCTACACGCTGTGCAACACCCTGAGGAATCGGGGGGGTCTCGACATGCTCATGTCAAATTGCATAGCCCAAGATATCGAGCTTCAGTTCTCATCCGCGAGGCTGTTGGAACAATGTTTAACGAACGAGAACAGAGCTCACGTCGTTGAGAATGGACTCGAGAAGGTCGTCAACGTAGCATGCGTATGTACCAAGAACGCGAACTCGGTTAACCACTCCAGGGTAGGCACCGGGATACTGGAACACCTCTTCAAGCACAGCGAGGGAACCTGCAGCGACGTAATCAGGCTTGGCGGCCTCGACGCCGTGCTCTTCGAGTGCCGAAAGAACGACGTCGAGACACTCAGACACTGTGCCGGGGCCTTGGCGAACCTCTCGCTTTACGGCGGCGCCGAGAACCAGGAGGCCATGATCAAGAGGAAGGTACCGATGTGGCTGTTCCCACTGGCCTTTCACACCGACGATAACATCAAGTACTACGCCTGTCTGGCCATCGCGGTTCTCGTTGCGAACAAGGAGATCGAGGCTGCGGTACTCAAGTCCGGAACCCTGGACCTCGTCGAGCCCTTCGTAACGTCGCACAATCCCTACGAATTTGCAAAGTCGAATCTCGCCCACGCTCACGGGCAGAGCAAGAACTGGCTCGAACGACTCGTCCCGGTTCTGAGCTCGAAACGAGAGGAGGCCAGGAATCTTGCTGCCTTCCATTTCTGCATGGAGGCTGGGATCAAGAAACAGCAGGGTAACACCGAGATATTCCGCGAGATCGGGGCCATCGAACCTCTCAAGAAGGTCGCCAGCTGCCCTAACGCCGTTGCGTCGAAATACGCCGTTCAGGCTCTGAGGCTCATCGGTGAGGAGATTCCCCATAAGCTCAGCCAGCAGGTTCCCCTTTGGTCCACCGAAGACGTCAGGGAGTGGGTGAAACAGATCGGATTTGCCGAGTATGCCCTGAACTTCGTCGAGAGCAGGGTCGACGGCGATCTCCTCCTACAGCTTACGGAGTCGAATCTGATCGAGGACATCGGATTGACGAACGGCATCAGGCGGAGGAGGTTCACCAGGGagcttcaaaatttgaaaaaaatggccGACTACAGCAGCAGGGACACCGGGAACTTGAACAGTTTCCTTGAATCCATTGGACCAGAGTTTTCGATTTATACATACGCGATGCTTAATGCCGGCGTCGACAAGGACTCGATCGGTAATTTGTCCGAGGATCAGCTTCAGAACGAGTGCGGTATCGCTAACAGCATTCACAGGCTCATGATACTCGAAGCGATCAAAAACAAGCCACATAATCTTGGAATATTCAATTCGTCCGGTGACGAGTCGCCAGACAAATCTCTCGATGTTTTTGTCAGCTATAGAAGATCCAACGGGTCGCAACTCGCCAGTCTACTCAAGGTCCATCTGCAACTCAGGGGATTCTCCGTATTTATCGACGTCGAGAGATTGGAGGCTGGGAAATTTGACAATAACCTTCTTCAAAGTATCAGACAGGCGAAACACTTCCTACTTGTTCTCACACCCAACGCTTTGGAGCGATGTATACAGGATACCGAATGCAAAGACTGGGTACACAGG GAAATCGTTGCAGCCCTAGGATCACATTGCAACATCATTCCCATAatagataattttcaatggCCAGAGCCAGAAGACCTTCCGGAAGATATGAGGGCAGTATGTCACTTCAATGGTGTCCGTTGGATACACGATTACCAAGATGCTTGCGTAGACAAGCTAGAAAG GTTTATGCGCGGTGAAATTCCTATGAGGTCGGACCTCTCTAGTGGCATACCAAGAAGTTTGGCATCCAAAGATGTTACTCAGCCAAGCACACCGGCTAGCACAAATATACGACAACCCAGTTATCAGCGAATGCACAGCAATGAAAGTCGCGGAAGTGACAAAGACTCGATAAATGGTAGAGATTGA
- the Sarm gene encoding NAD(+) hydrolase sarm1 isoform X2, producing MSVDRGLNMLHTSGYQYRSSMYKGRGAFLKSVRRKMSEFPVEGGENGDMHTVIENLQKKRDLISGRTGHHTHVSTHSHHPQVTTSSQMLTNQSQTSTSSRVAQQTSQRILTSSSSREMSNASNVKVKDGLNELKRGITEMKNMSSNFSQRLRSSMENLVDRDGSGTDENLSEPLVTFPDPDTPPPVTGTVTLTGGSPSQQLNSLNSLGNLHNMNQPMGMSNMPTMTSMSIIPAGPETMKFEQKKMTSASKTKVVTDGFSAEKATENSAEMRALQAGDVSYKEQSAATVARARVELDGVSAEKSVASAREQRSLKAGDLSHQESNNMSASTMKVQSDSYSSEKKAMAAQQQRQTVTSTGIYNHEKHMAASSQSSVTIASKGVSSKASITSATSAVNQLMNNGMRPAEDELLSLPLDDLDVLSSNSNLQDVERAKAKYSGFLDTLVQRLKASDGKNANAPLLLNRVSEIIRKAWAVPTHGHDLGYTLCNTLRNRGGLDMLMSNCIAQDIELQFSSARLLEQCLTNENRAHVVENGLEKVVNVACVCTKNANSVNHSRVGTGILEHLFKHSEGTCSDVIRLGGLDAVLFECRKNDVETLRHCAGALANLSLYGGAENQEAMIKRKVPMWLFPLAFHTDDNIKYYACLAIAVLVANKEIEAAVLKSGTLDLVEPFVTSHNPYEFAKSNLAHAHGQSKNWLERLVPVLSSKREEARNLAAFHFCMEAGIKKQQGNTEIFREIGAIEPLKKVASCPNAVASKYAVQALRLIGEEIPHKLSQQVPLWSTEDVREWVKQIGFAEYALNFVESRVDGDLLLQLTESNLIEDIGLTNGIRRRRFTRELQNLKKMADYSSRDTGNLNSFLESIGPEFSIYTYAMLNAGVDKDSIGNLSEDQLQNECGIANSIHRLMILEAIKNKPHNLGIFNSSGDESPDKSLDVFVSYRRSNGSQLASLLKVHLQLRGFSVFIDVERLEAGKFDNNLLQSIRQAKHFLLVLTPNALERCIQDTECKDWVHREIVAALGSHCNIIPIIDNFQWPEPEDLPEDMRAVCHFNGVRWIHDYQDACVDKLERFMRGEIPMRSDLSSGIPRSLASKDVTQPSTPASTNIRQPSYQRMHSNESRGSDKDSINGRD from the exons ATGTCCGAGTTCCCAGTGGAGGGTGGCGAAAATGGGGACATGCATACCGTCATTGAGAATCTGCAGAAAAAGCGAGATCTCATCTCGGGAAGAACGGGACATCATACCCACGTCTCGACTCACTCTCATCATCCGCAAGTCACGACATCCTCAcag ATGCTCACGAACCAGAGTCAGACGAGCACGTCGAGCAGAGTTGCTCAGCAGACCTCGCAGAGGATCCTCACTTCCTCCTCGTCGAGGGAGATGTCGAATGCCAGCAACGTCAAAGTTAAGGACGGACTGAACGAGCTCAAACGCGGCATCACAGAGATGAAAAACATGTCATCGAACTTCTCTCAGCGACTTCGAAGCAGCATGGAAAACCTCGTGGACAG AGACGGCAGTGGCACCGATGAAAACCTCTCCGAGCCTCTGGTCACGTTTCCGGATCCGGACACGCCGCCTCCAGTCACAGGCACGGTCACTTTGACAGGTGGCTCGCCCTCCCAGCAGCTAAACTCTCTCAACTCGTTGGGTAATCTTCACAACATGAACCAGCCCATGGGCATGTCCAACATGCCCACCATGACCAGCATGTCCATCATTCCAGCCGGTCCGGAGACCATGAAATTCGAGCAAAAGAAGATGACCAGCGCCTCAAAAACGAAG GTCGTGACCGACGGTTTCAGCGCGGAAAAAGCTACAGAAAATAGCGCTGAGATGAGGGCACTTCAAGCTGGTGACGTTTCTTACAAGGAGCAAAGCGCAGCTACAGTCGCCAGGGCGAGAGTCGAGCTTGATGGCGTCTCGGCAGAAAAAAGCGTCGCCTCGGCGAGG GAACAACGAAGTCTTAAGGCTGGTGATCTATCGCATCAAGAAAGCAACAACATGTCCGCATCGACGATGAAAGTACAGAGCGATTCGTATAGTTCGGAAAAG AAAGCAATGGCAGCTCAGCAGCAGAGACAGACGGTGACGTCGACGGGTATATATAATCACGAGAAGCACATGGCGGCTAGTTCGCAATCGAGCGTAACGATAGCGTCGAAGGGGGTCAGCTCAAAGGCGTCGATCACGTCGGCCACGTCGGCGGTTAACCAGCTGATGAACAACGGCATGAGGCCCGCCGAAGACGAGCTCCTTTCCTTGCCACTGGACGACCTTGACGTGCTCTCATCAAATTCGAATCTTCAGGACGTTGAGCGGGCTAAAGCGAAGTACTCTGGCTTTTTGGACACTCTGGTACAGCGGCTGAAGGCCAGCGATGGAAAGAACGCAAACGCGCCGCTGCTACTGAACAGAGTTAGCGAGATCATCCGGAAGGCATGGGCAGTTCCTACCCACGGTCACGACCTCGGCTACACGCTGTGCAACACCCTGAGGAATCGGGGGGGTCTCGACATGCTCATGTCAAATTGCATAGCCCAAGATATCGAGCTTCAGTTCTCATCCGCGAGGCTGTTGGAACAATGTTTAACGAACGAGAACAGAGCTCACGTCGTTGAGAATGGACTCGAGAAGGTCGTCAACGTAGCATGCGTATGTACCAAGAACGCGAACTCGGTTAACCACTCCAGGGTAGGCACCGGGATACTGGAACACCTCTTCAAGCACAGCGAGGGAACCTGCAGCGACGTAATCAGGCTTGGCGGCCTCGACGCCGTGCTCTTCGAGTGCCGAAAGAACGACGTCGAGACACTCAGACACTGTGCCGGGGCCTTGGCGAACCTCTCGCTTTACGGCGGCGCCGAGAACCAGGAGGCCATGATCAAGAGGAAGGTACCGATGTGGCTGTTCCCACTGGCCTTTCACACCGACGATAACATCAAGTACTACGCCTGTCTGGCCATCGCGGTTCTCGTTGCGAACAAGGAGATCGAGGCTGCGGTACTCAAGTCCGGAACCCTGGACCTCGTCGAGCCCTTCGTAACGTCGCACAATCCCTACGAATTTGCAAAGTCGAATCTCGCCCACGCTCACGGGCAGAGCAAGAACTGGCTCGAACGACTCGTCCCGGTTCTGAGCTCGAAACGAGAGGAGGCCAGGAATCTTGCTGCCTTCCATTTCTGCATGGAGGCTGGGATCAAGAAACAGCAGGGTAACACCGAGATATTCCGCGAGATCGGGGCCATCGAACCTCTCAAGAAGGTCGCCAGCTGCCCTAACGCCGTTGCGTCGAAATACGCCGTTCAGGCTCTGAGGCTCATCGGTGAGGAGATTCCCCATAAGCTCAGCCAGCAGGTTCCCCTTTGGTCCACCGAAGACGTCAGGGAGTGGGTGAAACAGATCGGATTTGCCGAGTATGCCCTGAACTTCGTCGAGAGCAGGGTCGACGGCGATCTCCTCCTACAGCTTACGGAGTCGAATCTGATCGAGGACATCGGATTGACGAACGGCATCAGGCGGAGGAGGTTCACCAGGGagcttcaaaatttgaaaaaaatggccGACTACAGCAGCAGGGACACCGGGAACTTGAACAGTTTCCTTGAATCCATTGGACCAGAGTTTTCGATTTATACATACGCGATGCTTAATGCCGGCGTCGACAAGGACTCGATCGGTAATTTGTCCGAGGATCAGCTTCAGAACGAGTGCGGTATCGCTAACAGCATTCACAGGCTCATGATACTCGAAGCGATCAAAAACAAGCCACATAATCTTGGAATATTCAATTCGTCCGGTGACGAGTCGCCAGACAAATCTCTCGATGTTTTTGTCAGCTATAGAAGATCCAACGGGTCGCAACTCGCCAGTCTACTCAAGGTCCATCTGCAACTCAGGGGATTCTCCGTATTTATCGACGTCGAGAGATTGGAGGCTGGGAAATTTGACAATAACCTTCTTCAAAGTATCAGACAGGCGAAACACTTCCTACTTGTTCTCACACCCAACGCTTTGGAGCGATGTATACAGGATACCGAATGCAAAGACTGGGTACACAGG GAAATCGTTGCAGCCCTAGGATCACATTGCAACATCATTCCCATAatagataattttcaatggCCAGAGCCAGAAGACCTTCCGGAAGATATGAGGGCAGTATGTCACTTCAATGGTGTCCGTTGGATACACGATTACCAAGATGCTTGCGTAGACAAGCTAGAAAG GTTTATGCGCGGTGAAATTCCTATGAGGTCGGACCTCTCTAGTGGCATACCAAGAAGTTTGGCATCCAAAGATGTTACTCAGCCAAGCACACCGGCTAGCACAAATATACGACAACCCAGTTATCAGCGAATGCACAGCAATGAAAGTCGCGGAAGTGACAAAGACTCGATAAATGGTAGAGATTGA